A section of the Pochonia chlamydosporia 170 chromosome 2, whole genome shotgun sequence genome encodes:
- a CDS encoding electron transfer flavoprotein beta-subunit (similar to Metarhizium acridum CQMa 102 XP_007814275.1): MSALRILVPVKRVIDYAVKPRVNKAQTAVETAGVKHSMNPFDELSVEESVRIREAKRAPGGVEDICAISAGPTKAQDILRTAMAMGADRGIHVDVKEGDDLEPLTVAKMLKKAAEEQKSNLVILGKQSIDDDANQTGQMLAGLLGWPQATQASKVEFGEGDSVTVTKEVDGGVETIRAKLPMIITTDLRLNEPRYASLPNIMKAKKKKMEKKTLKDFGLENEKRLKVLKVTEPAPRQGGGKVEDVDGLIGKLKELGAL; encoded by the exons ATGTCTGCTCTAAGGATCCTCGTTCCCGTCAAGCGGGTCATTGACTATGCG GTCAAACCCCGGGTCAACAAGGCGCAGACGGCCGTCGAAACCGCCGGCGTCAAGCACTCCATGAACCCGTTTGACGAATTATCAGTCGAGGAGTCCGTCCGCATCCGCGAGGCGAAGCGAGCCCCCGGCGGCGTCGAAGACATTTGCGCCATCTCCGCCGGTCCAACCAAGGCGCAGGACATCCTGCGaacagccatggccatgggcgCCGACCGCGGCATCCACGTCGACGTCAAGGAGGGCGACGACCTGGAGCCCCTCACCGTCGCcaagatgctcaagaaggcggcggaggagcaGAAGAGCAACCTCGTCATCCTGGGCAAGCAGAGcatcgacgacgacgccaaCCAGACGGGCCAGATGCTCGCCGGGCTGCTGGGCTGGCCCCAGGCCACGCAGGCCAGCaaggttgagtttggcgagGGGGACAGCGTCACCGTGACGAAGGAGGTTGACGGGGGTGTTGAGACGATCCGCGCGAAGCTGCCGATGATTATTACGACGGACTTGCGACTCAATGAGCCGCGGTATGCGAGCTTGCCGAATATCATGAAGgctaagaagaagaagatggagaagaagacgttgaaggACTTTGGGCTGGAGAATGAGAAGCGGCTTAAGGTTTTGAAGGTTACGG AACCTGCGCCGAGACAGGGTGGTGGCAAGgtggaggatgttgatgggttgattggcaagttgaaggagttggGTGCGCTGTAA
- a CDS encoding carbamoyl-phosphate synthase arginine-specific small chain, mitochondrial precursor (similar to Aspergillus terreus NIH2624 XP_001217969.1) has product MFSRLAINLAKPATKPAAALKPRMAFQIRFVSQATAGSTGRKMPFKATQATAPVDSLPATFTIRDGPVFSGKAFGANANISGEAVFTTSLVGYPESMTDPSYRGQILVFTQPLIGNYGVPSNERDQYNLLKHFESPHIQCAGVVVSDVALNYSHWTAVESLGEWCAREGVPAISGVDTREIVTFLREQGSSLARISIGEEYDADEDESFIDPGQINLVKRVSTKAPFVVESPGASLHVALIDCGVKENILRSLVSRGASVTVFPYNYPIHKVAQHYDGVFISNGPGDPTHCQETVYNLARLMETSSIPIMGICLGHQLLALAVGARTIKLKYGNRAHNIPALDLTTGQCHITSQNHGYAIDASTLPSEFKEYFVNLNDGSNEGMMHKTRPIFSTQFHPEAKGGPMDSSYLFEKYLDNVRLAKSNALEYKDNRPSQFMLDVLGRERVGVEPMPLASAA; this is encoded by the exons ATGTTCTCTCGACTGGCAATTAATCTCGCCAAACCGGCTACCAAGCCGGCCGCGGCCTTGAAGCCTCGCATGGCTTTCCAAATCCGATTTGTTTCTCAGGCTACCGCCGGAAGCACTGGCAGGAAGATGCCTTTCAAGGCTACTCAGGCTACTGCTCCTGTTGATTCGCTGCCTGCTACTTTCACAATTCGG GATGGCCCTGTCTTTAGTGGCAAGGCCTTtggcgccaatgccaataTCTCGGGTGAAGCCGTCTTCACTACCTCTCTGGTCGGCTACCCAGAGTCCATGACCGACCCGTCGTACCGTGGCCAGATCCTGGTCTTTACTCAGCCGCTAATTGGCAACTACGGTGTCCCTTCCAACGAGCGAGATCAGTACAATCTTCTCAAGCACTTCGAGTCACCTCATATCCAGTGTGCTGGTGTCGTCGTGTCTGACGTGGCTCTCAACTACAGCCATTGGACTGCTGTCGAGAGTCTCGGCGAGTGGTGTGCCCGTGAGGGTGTTCCCGCCATTTCCGGGGTTGATACTCGTGAGATTGTCACCTTCCTCCGAGAGCAGGGTTCCTCCCTCGCTAGGATTTCCATTGGTGAAGAGTACGAtgccgacgaagacgaaaGCTTTATCGACCCTGGCCAGATCAACCTTGTCAAGCGTGTCAGCACCAAGGCTCCCTTTGTGGTCGAGTCTCCTGGTGCTTCCCTGCATGTTGCTCTCATTGACTGCGGTGTCAAGGAGAACATTCTTCGAAGCTTGGTCAGCCGCGGTGCCTCTGTGACCGTCTTCCCTTACAACTACCCCATCCACAAGGTCGCCCAGCACTACGACGgtgtcttcatctccaacgGACCTGGTGACCCAACCCACTGCCAGGAGACTGTGTATAACCTCGCCCGCCTGATGGAGACGTCttccatccccatcatgGGAATTTGTCTTGGTCACCAGCTTCTGGCCCTGGCCGTCGGTGCCCGcaccatcaagctcaagtaCGGTAACCGAGCTCATAACATTCCTGCCCTCGACTTGACCACTGGTCAGTGCCACATTACCAGCCAGAACCACGGTTATGCCATTGATGCCAGCACTCTCCCCAGCGAGTTCAAGGAGTACTTTGTCAACCTCAACGACGGCAGCAACGAGGGTATGATGCACAAGACCCGACCCATCTTCTCAACCCAATTCCACCCTGAGGCCAAGGGTGGCCCAATGGACAGCTCGTACCTCTTTGAAAAGTACCTGGATAACGTCCGGCTTGCAAAGAGCAACGCCCTCGAGTACAAGGACAACCGCCCCAGCCAGTTCATGCTTGATGTGCTGGGACGTGAACGCGTTGGCGTCGAGCCTATGCCTCTCGCCAGTGCCGCGTAA
- a CDS encoding SAP domain-containing protein (similar to Metarhizium acridum CQMa 102 XP_007814273.1) has protein sequence MADWAKLKVVDLKAELKRRDLPQGGLKAELVARLQEADQAATEPETEEQAEEAVEEAPAEPSQTVNGDDSKIEQPQEEAKGEEAVKENAPVVELAPEPTNEPEHSEAPAVPQQTASPQAPESKPEPSPAAKTEDTTQPQTAETRSESSIPPRDSQTADGDTPMNQEPFRDSTAEAQKRKRRSASPTPKEEDIARKRARAENELPPKPLHASDFKKEIHDAPAPEVDYDRHVEPSVHPATSALCINNLMRPLRPADLRAHIATLASAPGTNSTDDLVTKFYLDFIRTHAFVALDSVSAASRVRQLLHGRVWPNESNRKPLSIDFIPPEKIDTWIDMEEEGGRRPGHRWEVVYSPTADGSTIEANLVSNSISSTSNRPPPTKPSSIPADSINNAPLGPRGNFGDTAPPTGPRGPRRPQPPPPATPSGESLFTRTRPSVAYRLVSEDLARRRVENMRNFYTRDLSRDVGREINRYSFEDGDSFVDRGREIFEGIRPPHRERGGRGGGRGRGGGRSRGGGFRPRSDRYIPGGAGRDDADRRRF, from the coding sequence ATGGCGGACTGGGCGAAGCTCAAGGTCGTCGACCTCAAGGCGGAGCTGAAGCGGCGAGATCTTCCTCAGGGAGGATTGAAGGCAGAGCTGGTGGCGCGACTGCAGGAGGCGGACCAGGCAGCGACAGAGCCAGAAACGGAAGAGCAAGCAGAAGAGGCGGTTGAAGAAGCGCCAGCCGAGCCGTCGCAGACTGTCAATGGTGACGACAGCAAAATTGAACAACCTCAGGAGGAAGCTAAGGGCGAAGAGGCCGTTAAAGAGAATGCGCCAGTAGTGGAACTTGCGCCTGAGCCGACAAACGAGCCGGAACACTCAGAAGCACCAGCAGTGCCACAGCAAACGGCGTCGCCTCAAGCTCCAGAGTCAAAACCAGAGCCATCTCCAGCTGCAAAAACAGAGGACACCACGCAACCACAAACCGCCGAGACGCGATCCGAATCAAGTATCCCTCCCCGTGATTCACAAACCGCAGATGGCGACACCCCAATGAATCAAGAACCCTTTCGAGACTCCACCGCCGAAGCGCAAAAGCGCAAACGCCGCTCCGCCAGCCCAACCCCCAAAGAAGAGGACATTGCCAGAAAACGGGCGAGGGCAGAGAACGAGCTTCCCCCAAAACCACTTCACGCCAGCGATTTCAAGAAGGAAATTCACGATGCACCAGCGCCAGAAGTAGACTACGACCGTCACGTCGAGCCGTCAGTCCACCCGGCCACTTCAGCGCtctgcatcaacaacctGATGCGGCCGCTTCGACCGGCTGATCTCCGAGCACACATTGCCACTCTCGCTTCGGCACCTGGCACGAATTCCACAGACGACCTCGTCACCAAATTCTACCTCGACTTCATCCGCACGCATGCCTTTGTTGCGCTAGACTCCGTGTCAGCTGCCTCGCGTGTCCGGCAGCTGCTGCACGGCCGTGTATGGCCGAATGAGAGCAACCGCAAGCCCTTATCCATCGACTTCATACCACCCGAGAAAATAGACACCTGGATcgacatggaagaagaaggcgggAGAAGACCCGGTCACCGGTGGGAAGTCGTCTATTCACCCACCGCAGACGGAAGCACAATCGAGGCAAACCTCGTCTCAAATTCCATCTCCTCAACTAGTAACCGTCCTCCACCGACAAAACCCTCGTCCATACCCGCAGACAGTATCAACAACGCCCCCCTCGGACCCAGAGGCAACTTTGGCGATACTGCTCCGCCAACTGGTCCCCGTGGTCCTCGACgccctcaaccaccaccacctgcCACTCCATCTGGCGAGTCGCTATTCACACGTACCCGTCCCAGCGTAGCGTACCGCCTCGTATCAGAGGATCTCGCACGCCGACGTGTTGAAAACATGCGCAATTTCTACACCCGCGATCTGAGCCGAGATGTAGGCCGCGAAATCAACAGATACTCCTTCGAAGATGGTGACTCTTTCGTAGACCGAGGTCGAGAAATATTCGAGGGAATTCGTCCACCTCATCGAGAAAGAGGTGGTCGTGGCGgaggacgaggcagaggcggTGGGAGATCCAGGGGAGGTGGTTTCCGACCCAGAAGTGATCGGTATATTCCCGGTGGTGCGGGTAGAGATGACGCTGATCGACGTCGGTTTTAG
- a CDS encoding MFS monocarboxylate (similar to Colletotrichum gloeosporioides Nara gc5 XP_007281667.1): protein MSSIELTARESPNISHSEYDETESTQGQARVEHQLAPTDRGPAAWRLLCIAFVFEALLWGLPLSFGVFQNYYSKQSEFAGNRYIAVVGTVASGISYLGAPFVIPLIKRYQRYQRAMIYFGWALCIVGIVLASFCSTVETLILTQGVAYGVGFLIFYYPILSMVNEYWITRRGMAYGLLCSSSGASGAVMPFLIQLLLDRYGYRTTLRIIAVSLFVLTGPLIPFLGGRLPHSAQTASSRPNWTFLRNPLFWIYSVSNVAQGLGYFFPSLYLPSYVTSLGLNSKLGPLLLAVMSVSQVLGQFTFGVLSDRNLPLGMLTSVSTVTAGVAALTLWGFATSLPLLVVFALIYGFFAAGYTAMWARMSTAVTSDAITMPLVFGLFNFGKGIGNVLAGPISSNLLFRGTSLGSYGADKYMPLIVFTGCSMIFGSLTLGLRHLKLLKIW from the exons ATGTCGTCAATTGAGCTGACTGCTCGCGAGAGCCCAAATATCTCTCACTCTGAGTATGACGAGACCGAGAGCACACAAGGCCAAGCCCGAGTAGAGCACCAATTGGCGCCTACTGATCGAGGACCAGCAGCATGGCGATTACTCTGTATTGCATTCGTCTTTGAGGCCTTACTTTGGG GGCTGCCGCTATCATTCGGTGTATTCCAGAATTACTACTCCAAACAATCTGAATTCGCAGGGAATCGCTACATCGCCGTCGTGGGAACCGTCGCATCAGGAATATCGTACCTCGGCGCACCATTCGTCATCCCCCTGATCAAGCGATACCAGCGCTACCAACGAGCCATGATATATTTCGGCT GGGCTCTCTGTATTGTCGGCATCGTCCTCGCGTCATTCTGTTCCACCGTCGAAaccctcatcctcacccaaGGCGTAGCATATGGCGTCGGCTTCCTCATCTTCTACTACCCCATTCTCAGCATGGTCAACGAATACTGGATCACCCGTCGCGGAATGGCATACGGTCTCCTGTGCAGCTCGTCCGGTGCCTCCGGCGCAGTCATGCCCTTCctcatccagctcctcctcgatCGATACGGCTACCGCACCACTCTCCGCATCATCGCCGTCTCGCTCTTCGTCCTCACAGGCCCTCTCATCCCGTTCCTCGGCGGCCGTCTTCCACACTCTGCTCAAACTGCATCATCGCGACCGAATTGGACGTTTCTGCGTAACCCCCTCTTCTGGATATACTCCGTGTCCAACGTCGCCCAAGGTCTAGGCTATTTCTTCCCGTCTCTCTACCTGCCCTCATACGTAACCAGCCTTGGTCTCAACAGCAAACTCGgtcctctcctcctcgccgTGATGAGTGTTTCCCAAGTGCTGGGCCAATTCACCTTTGGCGTGCTCTCCGATCGCAATCTTCCCCTGGGAATGCTCACCTCTGTTTCGACCGTTACAGCCGGTGTGGCCGCACTCACTTTGTGGGGGTTTGCCACCTcgttgccgctgctggtggtgtttgcgtTGATATACGGCTTTTTTGCGGCCGGCTATACGGCCATGTGGGCGAGGATGAGCACAGCTGTGACCAGCGATGCAATTACGATGCCTCTTGTTTTCGGGCTGTTTAATTTTGGAAAGGGCATTGGGAACGTACTCGCTGGGCCGATTAGCTCCAATTTGTTGTTTCGGGGGACCTCGTTGGGGAGTTACGGCGCGGATAAGTATATGCCGTTGATTGTGTTTACGGGCTGCAGCATGATTTTCGGATCTCTGACTTTGGGATTACGGCAtttgaagttgttgaagatttgGTGA
- a CDS encoding snoaL-like domain-containing protein: MSARTDKLLNELEIKSLLIRERYYRDTHQWTNLRQSYHSDVSKTQIKISWSVRSPKLIISTVNIPRYNGNIDGFVAGSEKMARSSASTSHAIQPVEVHINGNKAVSESTGAIYARFKYQGTSYDCISYGRFISRLERDGNEWKMCTLEVIYDKDTIQPVTPGAATQIQLDPEARESYKCLHWVLAQNGYAIDRALPGTDQPGSGEALMKECFEWLGK; this comes from the coding sequence ATGTCCGCACGAACCGACAAACTCCTCAACGAGCTCGAAATCAAAAGCCTCCTCATCCGCGAGCGCTACTACAGAGACACCCACCAATGGACAAACCTCCGCCAGAGCTACCACTCAGACGTATCCAAGACCCAAATCAAGATATCATGGTCTGTCCGCTCCccaaaactcatcatcagcacaGTTAACATTCCCAGGTATAACGGCAATATTGACGGCTTCGTCGCCGGCTCCGAAAAAATGGCCCGCAGCTCAGCCAGCACCTCGCACGCAATCCAGCCCGTAGAAGTACacatcaacggcaacaagGCCGTATCTGAATCCACGGGTGCCATCTACGCCCGTTTCAAATACCAAGGCACCTCATATGACTGCATCTCCTACGGGCGCTTCATCTCACGCCTCGAGCGGGACGGCAACGAGTGGAAGATGTGCACACTGGAGGTCATTTATGACAAGGACACTATCCAGCCGGTGACGCCGGGCGCGGCCACGCAGATACAGCTTGATCCCGAGGCGAGAGAGAGCTACAAGTGTCTGCATTGGGTGCTTGCGCAGAACGGATATGCCATTGATAGGGCGTTGCCTGGGACGGATCAGCCCGGGTCGGGGGaggcgttgatgaaggaaTGTTTCGAGTGGTTGGGGAAGTGA
- a CDS encoding peptidase u61 ld-carboxypeptidase a protein (similar to Eutypa lata UCREL1 XP_007795614.1) yields the protein MSSTTPPALKSGATIAFISPSARLNHVQPAVMSRATKVLTDQGYLVRELFTQDAGTQSSIQNRLSEIRTAFTDNSISAVICTIGGTTFTELLPALIADTELHAAIRANPKVVIGYSDITGLHWFLNKLTGLRTFYGPGAIPELGDATTGHENSPATFCAKHLFRAVANTKPIGEVARSAEYAPKSAAFWKDATSVEPSQLAPSPKWTWIREGKGQGRLFGGCLTVMARLGGVKQIAPDWRGRIVFLETAMSDDDVAGNPLFRIKAAVADLIAHGVFDDAQGLVVGRPFGYDSSEMQGEYMDVIRELLCEGRMAEKAFPILFNVDIGHTTPMVTLPYDALAVLDSAKDSFAILEPGVL from the coding sequence ATGTCATCTACAACTCCCCCAGCATTAAAGTCAGGCGCAACAATCGCATTCATCTCCCCATCCGCCCGTCTAAACCATGTCCAGCCAGCAGTAATGTCACGCGCGACCAAAGTCCTCACCGACCAAGGCTACCTCGTCCGCGAACTATTCACCCAAGACGCCGGCACGCAATCCTCCATCCAGAACCGTCTATCAGAAATACGCACCGCCTTCACAGACAACTCAATCTCAGCGGTCATCTGCACAATAGGAGGCACCACCTTCACGGAGCTTCTTCCCGCGCTCATCGCCGACACAGAGTTGCACGCTGCCATCCGTGCGAATCCCAAGGTCGTAATCGGATACTCTGACATCACTGGCTTGCACTGGTTCCTCAATAAACTTACCGGTCTGCGTACATTCTACGGACCTGGCGCTATTCCAGAACTCGGCGACGCCACTACAGGTCATGAGAATTCGCCTGCTACCTTTTGTGCAAAGCATTTATTCCGTGCCGTCGCCAACACAAAGCCCATAGGTGAAGTCGCAAGATCGGCCGAATATGCGCCAAAGTCAGCCGCCTTCTGGAAAGATGCAACCTCAGTTGAACCATCTCAGCTTGCGCCATCTCCcaaatggacatggatccGAGAGGGCAAAGGTCAGGGGAGGTTATTTGGCGGCTGTCTGACAGTCATGGCTCGGCTAGGTGGCGTGAAGCAAATTGCGCCGGACTGGCGCGGTCGAATCGTCTTCCTGGAGACAGCTATgagcgacgatgatgtcgCGGGGAATCCCTTATTCCGCATAAAGGCAGCGGTTGCGGACTTGATAGCCCATGGGGTCTTTGACGATGCTCAAGGATTGGTGGTTGGGCGGCCGTTTGGCTATGATTCCAGCGAGATGCAAGGGGAGTACATGGACGTTATTAGGGAGTTGTTGTGTGAGGGGAGAATGGCAGAGAAGGCATTCCCGATTCTGTTTAACGTGGATATTGGGCATACTACTCCTATGGTTACTCTGCCGTATGATGCTTTGGCTGTTCTAGACTCTGCAAAGGACTCGTTTGCTATTCTTGAGCCAGGTGTCCTTTAA
- a CDS encoding 2-Hydroxy-4-oxobutane-1 (similar to Colletotrichum fioriniae PJ7 XP_007597964.1) — translation MAQQPVGPITTSGPGNIYLRPELKNIKIIGVEEHVLFPDITKDIPNSGAAGHAKATLAKLLDHEALVYARGRTTDVAYQRLQDMDEGGIAMQVLSFGSAVNTTHADAETGLRMARQINDRLKQAVDANPTRFRALAELPAHEPQLAVQELRRCVNELGFVGAMIAGSIGGTGKFLDSPEYDPLLAEFEALDVPLYLHPGITPEAVQSVYYDIPGKPAASAAMGAMAWGWHNEVAIHVLRLAVSGALEKHPGLKIVVGHQGEMMPMMMQRFDGTLDLKTTGLKRSVGETLRGQVWVAISGMFSLPVTQIAIQTWGVDRVLFANDYPFVDAQRVPDFVRALNDVVGPSDMKKILQTNTEMLFKFRA, via the coding sequence ATGGCTCAACAGCCCGTAGGACCAATTACAACCTCCGGCCCCGGAAACATCTACCTCCGCCCCGAACTCAaaaacatcaaaatcatAGGCGTAGAAGAACACGTCCTATTCCCAGACATCACAAAAGACATCCCCAACTCCGGAGCAGCCGGCCACGCCAAAGCAACATTagccaagctcctcgaccacGAGGCCCTCGTGTACGCTCGCGGACGTACCACCGACGTTGCCTACCAAAGACtccaagacatggacgaaGGAGGCATCGCCATGCAAGTTCTCAGTTTTGGAAGCGCAGTGAACACAACTCATGCAGACGCGGAAACAGGTCTCCGAATGGCCCGCCAGATCAACGACCGATTAAAGCAAGCTGTTGATGCGAATCCCACACGTTTTCGAGCTTTGGCGGAACTACCGGCCCATGAGCCGCAACTAGCTGTTCAAGAACTGCGACGCTGCGTCAATGAGCTGGGCTTTGTGGGCGCCATGATTGCGGGATCTATCGGCGGGACAGGCAAATTCCTCGACAGCCCTGAATATGATCCGCTACTGGCTGAGTTTGAAGCACTCGATGTGCCGCTCTACTTGCATCCTGGAATTACGCCAGAGGCAGTTCAATCTGTGTACTATGACATTCCTGGAAAACCAGCCGCTTCAGCTGCCATGGGAGCAATGGCGTGGGGATGGCACAACGAAGTGGCCATTCATGTTCTCCGACTCGCTGTGTCTGGAGCCCTGGAGAAGCATCCCGGTCTGAAGATTGTAGTTGGCCATCAGGGTGAAatgatgcccatgatgatgcagcGGTTTGACGGGACGCTGGACCTCAAGACGACGGGGTTAAAGAGGAGTGTTGGCGAGACGTTGCGTGGGCAAGTCTGGGTGGCAATCTCGGGCATGTTTTCTCTGCCGGTGACGCAGATTGCCATTCAGACCTGGGGCGTGGATAGGGTTCTTTTTGCGAATGATTATCCGTTTGTGGATGCGCAGAGGGTGCCGGACTTTGTGAGGGCTTTGAATGATGTTGTTGGGCCGAGTGATATGAAGAAGATATTGCAGACGAATACGGAGATGTTATTTAAATTTAGGGCTTGA
- a CDS encoding cytochrome p450 oxidoreductase (similar to Colletotrichum gloeosporioides Nara gc5 XP_007273751.1), whose translation MTSQSEKLSLVEGSLAKLASWPSLYWILSAILIYQIIRHLQQIFRSDLRNIPGPTTARLTSYWRPWVLLGGQCPEVYYNLHREYGPLVRTAPNVVSISDPSAIPKIYGIGSKFHKSLFYTVFDVAYQNSFMPSMFSVRSPPQHQALRRPVAQKFSMTAIKAMEPFAEDGIDIFIAAMKDLQGQKVDFGEWLQWYAFDVISAMTFHRRFGFMEERRDVENMIGDISTGLVGAATVGQVPEWHGWLMGSKWLPWILGTQPFFRVPDPLRTVVKFTEDCIAEYDRHPPQEDRPDLMGWLRQVSVKGEAMPDKDFVNHLSNNLLAGSDTTAISLRAIIYYLVQNPHCYKKAQAEVDAADQNGQLSNHISYAECLQLPYLQAVMKEAMRCHPGVSYPLERLVPAGGEVICGQYMKEGTIVGINAAVIHRNTEIFGEDALQFNPERWLGSDEERIKNMDRNLMTFGYGSRTCIGKNISIMEMGKLVPTILREFDLEWASDEPNWRVYSYWFARQEGLILRLKSRIKEDR comes from the exons ATGACAAGCCAATCTGAAAAGTTGTCCCTCGTCGAAGGCTCCCTAGCCAAGCTAGCATCATGGCCCTCACTCTACTGGATTCTCTCAGCCATACTCATATATCAAATTATACGACACCTCCAGCAAATCTTCCGATCTGACCTACGAAACATCCCCGGCCCTACAACCGCAAGACTCACCTCCTACTGGAGACCATGGGTCCTCCTTGGTGGCCAATGCCCAGAGGTGTACTACAACTTACACCGCGAATACGGCCCATTAGTACGCACAGCACCAAACGTAGTCTCAATATCTGACCCCTCCGCCATCCCCAAGATATACGGCATCGGCAGCAAATTCCACAAA TCCCTCTTCTACACCGTCTTCGATGTTGCCTACCAAAACTCCTTCATGCCAAGCATGTTCTCTGTCCGCTCCCCGCCACAGCACCAAGCCCTCCGCCGGCCAGTCGCCCAAAAGTTCTCCATGACGGCAatcaaggccatggagcCGTTTGCCGAGGACGGcatcgacatcttcatcgcGGCGATGAAGGACCTGCAGGGGCAGAAAGTCGATTTCGGGGAGTGGCTCCAGTGGTATGCGTTTGATGTGATTTCCGCGATGACGTTTCACCGCCGCTTTGGGTTcatggaggagaggagggatgTGGAAAATATGATTGGGGATATTAGCACGGGTTTGGTTGGTGCTGCGACGGTGGGACAGGTTCCTGAgtggcatggctggttgATGGGGAGTAAGTGGTTGCCGTGGATTTTGGGGACGCAGCCTTTCTTTAGGGTTCCTGATCCGTTGAGAACGGTTGTCAAG TTTACGGAGGATTGTATCGCAGAGTATGATCGCCATCCACCACAGGAGGATAGACCGGATCTCATGGGCTGGTTGCGACAGGTCAGCGTCAAGGGCGAGGCCATGCCTGATAAAGACTTTGTGAATCACCTTTCGAATAATCTT CTTGCTGGGAGTGACACAACCGCCATATCACTACGAGCCATCATTTACTACCTCGTCCAAAACCCGCACTGCTACAAGAAAGCCCAGGCGGAAGTTGACGCCGCAGATCAGAATGGCCAATTGTCAAATCACATTTCCTACGCTGAATGTCTTCAGCTGCCATACCT ACAAGCCGTCATGAAGGAAGCGATGCGGTGCCATCCTGGAGTTTCCTACCCCCTGGAACGACTAGTCcctgctggtggtgaagtgATTTGCGGGCAGTACATGAAAGAAGGTACAATCGTTGGAATAAACGCCGCGGTTATTCATCGTAATACAGAGATCTTTGGTGAAGATGCCCTGCAGTTTAACCCAGAGCGATGGCTGGGCTCCGACGAGGAACGCATCAAAAACATGGATCGGAACTTGATGACT TTTGGTTACGGTTCCCGCACTTGCATTGGTAAGAACATCTCCATCATGGAAATGGGCAAGTTGGTTCCCACGATTCTACGTGAATTCGATCTGGAGTGGGCGTCTGACGAGCCGAATTGGCGGGTGTATTCATACTGGTTTGCGAGGCAAGAAGGTCTAATTCTTCGGCTAAAGTCGAGAATCAAAGAAGATAGATAG